The following DNA comes from Magnolia sinica isolate HGM2019 chromosome 18, MsV1, whole genome shotgun sequence.
CCACAAAATTAATGGGATCAAGAAAGAGATGTTTGTTGACTCAAAAACCAATAGCTCTATATGAATGCTTGtaaaaaaggaatcctaaaagacatgagcccaaaaacccCTGATTACAACACACCTTTCTTTTGAAGTTTTGTAGCACCCCTTCATCTTCAAACCATGGGGAAACTTACATGGTTATTTTGTGTTTTGGCCACATGGGTCATGGTGAATGGTGCCTCCCAAGCACCATCTCCGTCCATCACTTGTGTGACTGGCCCGCTCGGCAGCTTTAGTGATTGCATAACCTTCACGGAGAACGGGAGCATGGTTTCTAAGCCTGAAGGCTCATGTTGTGATGGGCTTAGGAGCGTGGTAAAGGACAGCCCTACGTGCTTATGTGAGGTCCTCAAGATAGCCATTAGTGATTTCGGCATTGCATTGAATCTCACTAAGGTTCTCACCCTTCCATCTGCATGTGGGATTTCTACTCCTTCACTTAGTAGTtgtatatttggtgggccatcccCGTCGCCGGCTCCATCTCCTACGTTGAATTCACCTGTGCCAGTATTGCCTTCACCGGTTCCAGTATCGCCACCATCAGTTTTGGCTCCCCCATCGCACTCACCATCCGCTTCGGTTGCACCCCCGATTTCTCCTACTGGAGGAAGTGGCACAAGGGACCCGATTGTATCACCACCATTTTCTGGTGCTCCCATGCTACAAATTTCATATATGTTTGCTCTTGTTTGTGTAGCAATTGCCGCATGTTCCTGTTTTTGAGAAGATATCCTGGACAAGTATATGGAGAGATGTTGATCGACTAGTTTGTAGTGATTTTCGACTagaaatttaataaaaataaaaaccacttgggtagttttctttttgctctctctctctctctctctctctctctctctctctctctctctctctctctctctctctctctctctctctccttccttcttctttaaGTGTTTCCGACTTTCCATAAACCTTAGCATCTCAAAATGGGCTTTGGGAAACTGAATTTTGAATGCTTGGCATGTTGTAGCAATCTGGgtaatcttccaatgatccaagctgttcatacaATGAGTCTCAACTTGAAtggtggataaaccaaaaaaaaaaaaaaaattcttaaattgaaTTATTGAGACCATTTGAAAATTGACGATCTTTTGCTTGAAAATGGACGGTCACCATAGCCTGTGTTCCTCAGATCAACTGGCCCAATCAATTTGCAGTGGTCAGGCTCGGGTCAGAAAATGTTCTGTTAGGTAAATGGGTCGATACAGAaattacgtgggccacaccataagaaaaatgtAAACCACAACTAAATCATTCCCTTATACCATGTTGAACTGAATTTTGGACTAGGATAGTTGGATGTCTCTTCATCCcagtgacccacctgatgaacgggtagGATAGCATATACAAACATGGTGGCCTTGGGAAGCTCTATGATGGTTGTCCCCATTCCGAGTATTGTTTCCCTTTTCTGTGGCCCTCTAGAGTTTTGGTGGGCTCAGGTCGTAACATGAGTTGTCCAAACTAATGAATGTAGCGTACGTGGTATACATATCAAGGAGACCCCACGGAGCTTGATTGTTAACGGTGATTTTATACTATGGACCTAAGGTACcactttgcttcttcttctttttttttttttttaaaattcaatttGAACAAAACTTATTTTACCAAACTAGACCTCTACTCATACTTTTGTCTAAAACTCTCTTTCCGTACCTTAAAAATCTACTTTGGTAATTAAAGTTTTCGGACGTTGAAAAAAAAAGACATAAGAAGGCAAGTAGCTCTACCCTTTATAGCCAGCCGATACTCACTCACCAGTAGAGTTGGCCAAGCCCGATCCGAGCAAGGTAGAGACGGTGTAAAGTAAAACACATTCTCAAAATACCTTTCCGAAAATCTAGTAAAAGGATCCCTGATCTCGAAGATATCGGAATCGAATAGAGGCCTAAAATGGATTGATGCCGTATTTCtaagatatcaggagaagaatcctggCACGATGGGATCCTCCCCTTCCTATAAGTACAGAAGATCTCTAAGATAAAAAGTACGTAAAAACTCTCCCTAAGAACCCTTCTAAATGATCATGTCCccgactttagcatcggagggtccccggatctagccagggtctcctttgtctccttcttGTGCAGGTGAAAGGTTCGTCGGAGGACGTACCAGTTTTTAGCATCAACAACAACCATCAGTTAGGACCACACTATGGATGCACCATGCCCCAAAGATCACCTAAACAGAATGGTACTTACCTTACAAATTTTAGCTGACATAGAGACCATTGTttgaaagagaaatttacgactgtacgacccctttatggcccatttaggagactaagcccacttcattttcctttgcgagaatacgacccagctgtacggatggcttgccaaaggtcgaaaatgcccctgcttgttccgtcaagcggatcggtggtgctcgaagacgagcgctgacactcctcgaactccgagttgtacaaacggttcaaaagatatcaaagttacatgggccccacagttacatatttattatatccacaacgttcatccatatttcgagatcttttgggagcattatcaaaaaaaaaaaatcatatccaaagatcaactggaccacaccacaaagagcaacgggaaaattgattttcaccgttaaaaattttgtagggcccaccataacatttattttccatccaatctattcataaggtcacaaaagcctggatgaagagggaaaaaaatttcataatgatccaaaacttccatgacccctaaaaggttttcaatggtagaccttcaatcctccacagccttttacagtgtggtccacttgatagctagatctgtctcatttttcatctcaagccttaatacgagttcgtccaatatatggacggtttggatataacacatacctcatcataggacccacaaaaagcggtggggattacaaaagtaaaaaataaaataataataaataaatacgccaggaacttatggctacggtgttttctatagctatggattataaccgtagccacagTCGTAGCCCTTGccgcttcgatatgtcctttcatatgtatcgaaggtctttcgattaatcggaaaaggtccagaactgtccagcgagtttgcctcaaaaatcctgcaattttcgatacatatcgaagagtattcgatatgtatcgaagatgatatgaccaatagctacggattataaccgtagccataactgtagtttgtgccggtttatgaattttttttatttttttatttattttttttttttacatggataaatttattctacctacaattttctctaatacatatttatataaatatgtatatataagcatataaaaaaaatttctctctttttttcatttatttctttattcatttaacaagaatatctcctaaaccaaaattagttacttgacgtaccctatatgattttggggtaggagaagctactttagccaaccaacctggttatttttcaagattccattagatctatggtcgaaaatccatttcattcacttcgcggtcaatttcaatcagttcgcggccaatttcattcatttcatttacttcacgatcaattccatgcatttcatggtcaatcccagtgatcctgttttgattcacagtcatttccatgcatttcacagtcaattcccttctcttcacggtcatttgcatgcatttcgcgctcaaatcgcttcaaaccatgatcattcccatgcatttcacagtcatcccaaactatttcgtgttgattcacggttgtttcgaggcatttcgcggtcaattcccttcacttcacggtcagttgcatgcatttcgcggtcaattcgcttcaaaccatgatcattctcatgcatttcacggtcataccaaacaattccgtgttgatttacggtcgtttcgaggcatttcatggtcaattcccttcacttcacggtcatttgcatgcatttcgcgatcaaattgcttcaaaccatgatcattcccatgcatttcacggtcatcccaaacattttcgtgttgattcacggtcgtttcgagacatttcgcggtcaattcccttcacttcacggtcatttgcatgcatttcgcgctcaaatcgcttcaaaccatgatcattcccatacacTTCGcgatcatccaaaacaattccgtgttgattcacggtcgtttcaaggcatttcgcggtcaattcccttcacttcatggtcatttgcatgcatttcgcgctcaaattgcttcaaaccatgatcattctcatgcatttcacggtcatcccaaacaattccgtgttgattcacggtcgtttcgaggcatttcgcggtcaattcccctcacttcacggtcatttgcatgcattttgcagtcaaatcgcttcaaaccatgatcattcccatgcatttcacggtcatccaaaacaatttcgtgttgattcacggtcgtttcgaggcattttgcggtcaattcccctcacttcacggtcatttgcatgcatttcgcggtcaaatcgcttcaaaccatgatcattcccatgcatttcgcggtcatcgcaaacaattctgtgttgattcacggtcgtttcgaggcatttcgtggtcaattcccttcacttcacggtcatttgcatgcatttcgcgctcaaatcgcttcaaaccatgatcattcccatgcatttcacggtcatcccaaacaattccgtgttgatttacggtcgtttcgaggcatttcgcggtcaattcccttcacttcacggtcatttgcatgcatttcgcgatcaaatcgcttcaaaccatgatcattcccatgcatttcacggtcatcccaaacattttcgtgttgattcacggtcgtttcgagacatttcgcggtcaattcccttcacttcacgttcatttgcatgcatttcgcgctcaaatcgcttcaaaccatgatcattcccatacacTTCGcgatcatccaaaacaattccgtgttgattcacggtcgtttcaaggcatttcgcggtcaattcccttcacttcacggtcatttgcatgcatttcgcgctcaaatcgcttcaaaccatgatcattctcatgcatttcacggtcatcccaaacaattctgtgttgattcacgtcggtttcgaggcatttcgcgtcaattccctcacttcacggccattcgcatgcatttcgccatcaaatcacttcaaaccatgatcattcccatgcatttcgcggtcatccaaaacaatttcgtgttgattcacggtcgtttcgaggcatttcgtggtcaattcccctcacttcatggtcatttgcatgcatttctcggtcaaatcgcttcaaaccatgatcattcccatgcatttcgcggtcatcccaaacaatttcgtgttgattcacggtcgttttgaggcatttcgcggtcaattcccttcacttcacggtcatttgcatgcatttcgcgctcaaatcgcttcaaaccatgatcattctcatgcatttcacggtcatcccaaacaatttcgtgttgatttacggtcatttcaagacatttcgcggtcaattccccttcacttcacggtcatttgcatgcatttcatggtcaaatcgcttcaaaccatgatcattcccatgcatttcacggtcatcccaaacaattccgtgttgattcacggtcgtttcgaggcatttcgtggtcaattcccttcacttcacggtcatttgcatgcatttcgcgctcaaatcgcttcaaaccatgatcattctcatgcatttcacggtcgtcccaaacaattccgtgttgattcacggtcgtttcgaggcatttcgcggtcaattcccttcacttcacggtcatttgcatgcatttcgcgctcaaatcgcatcaattcatgatcattcccatgcatttcacggtcatcccaaacaatttcgtgttgattcacggtcgtttcgaggcatttcgcggtcaattcccttcacttcacggtcatttgcatgcatttcgcgctcaaatcgcttcaaaccatgatcattcccatgcatttcatggtcatcccaaacaattccgtgttgattcacggtcattttgaggcatttcgcggtcaattcccttcacttcacggtcatttgcatgcatttcgcggtcaaatcgcttcaaaccatgatcatttgcatgcatttcacggtcctcccaaacaattctgtgttgattcacggtcatttcgaggcatttcgcggtcaattcccctcacttcactgtcatttgcatgcatttcgcggtcaaattgcttcaaaccatgatcattctcatgcatttcgcggtcaaatcgcttcaaaccatgatcattctcatgcatttcgcggtcatcccaaacaattccgtgttgattcacggtcgtttcgaggcatttcgcggtcaattcccttcacttcacagtcatttgcatgcatttcgcagtcatcccaaacaattccgtgttgattgaaggtcgtttcgaggcatttcgcggtcaattcccttcacttcaaggtcatttgcatgcatttcgcggtcaaattgcttcaaaccatgatcattcccatgcatttcacggtcatcccaaacaattccgtgttgattcacggtcgttttgaggcatttcgcattcaattcccttcacttcacggtcatttgcatgcatttcgtgatcaattccctttatttttggaggactgatcacctgcaaccgagatacatatgcacatacaaatTTCTGAAGGCAGAAACTAGGCTGTAACGTACGTACCACTGGTTGTAGGTGGTAATCGTTCTCCCTAttctcttaagattatagaataaTTGTACAGATATCGATATTGGTTTCAACGGCATTACCCTAGCAAACGCTTAGTCTGACCTGAGAGAATATACACTGGGCACTTCTCTTTCAAGTATTTCAATCAATTACTATAtcatttcacgctcatttccatgcaatgtatggtcaattctgacgattccacttcacttcacggtcatttccatgcatttcacagtcaattcccttcacttcacggtcatttccatgcatttcaccgtcaattcccttcacttcacggtcattttcgtgcatttcatcgtcaattccctccacttcacagacaattccatgcatttcacgtcaattccgacaattccgtgcattcgagtgtccaaccttcccacacttgaaagaaatcgaaattgtctgtgatcgactacctcctgtcatccaatgcctttgttggtcagattgggaacatttccttggctgtgctaccacaccgtttgtggttgctaaatgtgacccaagttcttcgatctgctgatgatggcccaccttgtcaacttcacttcctgtactaggcaacggttgggatcctttcccatttgatgtattgaatgatgcactctcttgcccattgacatctcttgtacccccatctgtatgtaaaccgggttccttgctaggcagatggtagggaacctccgccacttgaaatccttcaccagaagatgATGGTTGCCTTTTATCTATGAAtccatggagtaacataccctccagtgcattaccattttcttctgccccttcatgtaaatcaagacccttgattagtggatggtggcttccctccgcttcaaatactttttgagatgatgatagtggttcgttctctatcgacccattgaataacacaccctctaaatcactacaatctccttctcccccttcatgcaaatagatatcctcaattttaagatggtggcccacctccttcacttcagatcctccaccagatgatgaaactggccctctctttattgactcatcaaatgatatatcctcgcgtttgtcatcatctcataccccttgttcatgcaaattaatcctttcgatcagtggatggtggtccacttccacttcaaatccttcacctgatgatttctctattgaccgatgcaatatcacatcctccagtccattatcatatccttctttgagcacttcgatcaatagagattctttaccatATGATGATAgacaatcattctcaattgacccatacaacaacataccctcgattccatcaccatctcctcccccttcttcatttaaatcgagcttctcgatcagcgaatggtggcccacctcctccacttgaaacccttccccagtcaataagattccggttgctggaccattgaggtacattttcgatatatcgatatttattcgatatatacttacttcgatatatcgaaatatcggagatataatcgataattgcactaaaaaagcagttcaacgctggacattttctgacaattttcgatatatcgaaatctagtcaaTATATCAATAccccgatatatcgacatctactcgattatatcgataatacaatttaaaaagcattttgtcgctggacagtgtgtgaccattttcgatcaatcgaataatagttgatatatcggtcggttgtaaggatgacttactactattatatcgactagatttcgatataatcgacaacttaccccaccattaatcgattaggtttcgattatatcgaagagtttcgatatatcgtgacctattcgatatatcgaagtgtaatttttccgtttttttttctaatgtgttttttttttaattttttatatatatatttttttgtttttcttttttaggttagcttgttagtacacacccatgtcggtacacactccatgttatccaagttgtgttcatagtgtgcttcttctagtttcttaagttgcacggtcatttgcatgcatttcgcggtcaaattgcttcaaaccatgatcattcccatgcatttcacggtcatcccaaacaattccgtgttgattcacggtcgttttgaggcatttcgcggtcaattcccttcactccacggtcatttgcatgcatttcgcagtcaaattgcttcaaaccacgatcattcccatgcatttcacggtcgtcccaaacaatttattgttgattcacggtcgtttcgagggatttcgcggtcaattcccttcactccacggtcatttgcatgcatttcgcggtcaaattgtttcaaaccatgatcattcccatgcatttcacggtcatcccaaacaattccgtgttgattcacggtcgtttcgaggcatttcgcggtcaattcccttcacttcacggtcatttgcatgcatttcgcggtcaattcgcttcaaaccatgatcattcccatgcatttcacggtcgtcccaaacaattccgtgttgattcatggtcgtttcgaggcatttcgcggtcaattcccttcacttcacggttagttgcatgcatttcgcggtcaaatcgcttcaaaccatgatcattcccatgcatttcacggtcgtcccaaacaatttcgtgttgattcacggtcgtttcgaggcatttcgcggttaattcccttcactccacggtcatttgcatgcatttcgcggtcaaattgtttcaaaccatgatcattcccatgcatttcacggtcgtcccaaacaattccatgttgattcacggtcgtttcaaggcatttcgcggtcaatttccttcacttcacggtcatttgcatgcatttcacggtcgtcccaaacaattccgtgttgattcacggtcatttcgaggcatttcgcggtcaattcccttcactccacggtcatttgcatgcatttcgcggtcaaattgtttcaaaccatgatcattcccatgcatttcacggtcatcccaaacaattccgtgttgattcacggtcgtttcgaggcatttcgcggtcaattcccttcacttcacagtcatttgcatgcatttcgcagtcaattcgcttcaaaccatgatcattcccatgcatttcacggtcgtcccaaacaattccgtgttgattcacggtcatttcgaggcatttcgcggtcaattcccttcccttcacggtcagttgcatgcatttcgcggtcaaatcgcttcaaaccatgatcattctcatgcatttcacggtcgtcccaaacaattccgtgttgattcacggtcgtttcgaggcatttcacggtcaattcccttcactccacggtcatttgcatgcatttcgcagtcaaatggtttcaaaccatgatcattcccatgcatttcacggtcgtcccaaacaattccgtgttaattcacggtcgttttgaggcatttcgcggtcaattcccttcactccacggtcatttgcatgcatttcacggtcaaattgcttcaaaccatgatcattcccatgcatttcacggtcttcccaaacaattccgtgttgattcacggtcgtttcgaggcatttcacggtcaattcccttcactccacggtcatttgcatgcatttcgcggtcaaattgtttcaaaccatgatcattcccatgcatttcacggtcatcccaaacaatttcgtgttgattcacggtcatttcaaggcatttcgcggtcaattcccttcacttcatggtcatttgcatgcatttcgcggtcaaattcgcttcaaaccatgatcattcccatgcatttcacggtcgtcccaaacaattccgtgttgattcacggtcgtttcaaggcatttcgcagtcaattcccttcccttcacggtcagttgcatgcatttcgcggtcaaatcgcttcaaaccatgatcattctcatgcatttcacggtcgtcccaaacaattccgtgttgattcacggtcgtttcgaggcatttcgcggtcaattcccttcacggtcatttgcatgcatttcgcggtcaattcacttcaaaccatgatcattcccatgaattgaagcgaattgaccgtgaaatgcatgcaaatgaccgtgaagtgaagggaattgaccgtgaaatgcatggaattgtccgtgaagtggagggaattgacggtgaaatgcatggaaatgaccacgaactgattgaaattgaccgcaaagtgaatgaaatggattttcgaccatcgacctgatggaatcttggaaaataactaggttagttggctaaagtagcttctcctaccccaaaatcatatagggtacatcaagtaactaattttggtttagaagatattctcgttaaatgaatagagaaataaatgaaaaaaagagagaaatttttttatatgcttatatatacatatttatataaatatgtattagagaaaattgtaggtagaataaagttctccatgtaaaaaataaaaaataaaaaaataaaaaaatttgcatagacttttacggactacaaTTATGGCTATAGCTATAATCTacctataatctgtagctatatcttcgatacatatcgaatacacttcgattaatcgaaaattgcaggattttttatgcaaagttgctggacagttttggacctttttcgattaatcgaaagacattcgatatatcgaagtacatatcgaaagaccttcgatgcatagtagaggacgtattgaaaaagcattggctgcggttatcgctacggttataatccgtagccatagatacaaggcttttttttttccctgttgtaatccccaccgcctttgtgggtccttttatgaggtatgtgttatatccaaaccgtccatctatttggcgaactcgtactaacacttgggaagaaaaataagatagatttagctatcaagtggaccacactgtaaaaggcagtggaagat
Coding sequences within:
- the LOC131232565 gene encoding non-specific lipid transfer protein GPI-anchored 11-like, with protein sequence MGKLTWLFCVLATWVMVNGASQAPSPSITCVTGPLGSFSDCITFTENGSMVSKPEGSCCDGLRSVVKDSPTCLCEVLKIAISDFGIALNLTKVLTLPSACGISTPSLSSCIFGGPSPSPAPSPTLNSPVPVLPSPVPVSPPSVLAPPSHSPSASVAPPISPTGGSGTRDPIVSPPFSGAPMLQISYMFALVCVAIAACSCF